From a single Larimichthys crocea isolate SSNF chromosome XIII, L_crocea_2.0, whole genome shotgun sequence genomic region:
- the mrpl3 gene encoding large ribosomal subunit protein uL3m, producing the protein MAAWSCRVLLQRLVSLRAASESPAHLVGYGVRTVKTTTWFEEHLTEDNQEYMRKSMAEEYRRQTAEKLNPLKDEPWQRHEWTEGSRRVGLVALKLGMAPIWTKTGERHVVTMLQVQDCHVIKHLTKEEHDGHTAVLLVGGKNVSPFYRSEEEVDMFRNAGVPPKQKVTKFKISDNAIIKPGTPLYAAHFRPGQYVDVTGKSIGKGFQGVMKRWGFKGQPATHGQTKTHRRPGASGPGGDPAKVFKGKKMPGKMGNTFKTAFGLKIWRVNTKCNVLYVHGSVPGHRNCLLKVRDTILPTKSSNLVNPPFPTYFTEEEGDLAEDLYDDDLFIHTDPSLTLT; encoded by the exons ATGGCGGCGTGGAGCTGCCGGGTTCTTCTTCAGCGACTCGTTTCTCTGCGAGCGGCGTCGGAAAG CCCTGCCCACTTGGTAGGTTATGGAGTTAGGACAGTAAAGACCACGACGTGGTTTGAGGAACACCTCACAGAAGATAACCAGGAGTACATGAGGAAGAGCATGGCAGAGGAATacagaagacaaacagctgagaaGCTCAATCCCCTCAAAGATGAGCCCTGGCAGCGCCATGAGTGGACAGAGG GTAGTCGAAGAGTTGGGTTAGTAGCCTTGAAGTTGGGGATGGCTCCTATCTGGACGAAAACAGGAGAAAGACACGTGGTCACCATGTTACAG gtgCAGGACTGTCATGTAATAAAACACCTGACCAAAGAAGAACATGATGGACACACTGCTGTTCTCTTGGTTGGAGGCAAAAACGTATCACCATTCTAT AGGTCTGAAGAGGAGGTGGATATGTTCAGGAATGCAGGAGTGCCTCCAAAACAGAAAGTCACCAAATTTAAAATCTCCGACAACGCCATCATCAAGCCAG GCACTCCTCTGTATGCAGCACATTTCCGTCCGGGCCAATATGTCGACGTCACAGGCAAATC catCGGTAAGGGTTTTCAAGGCGTCATGAAGCGATGGGGGTTCAAAGGTCAGCCAGCCACCCACGGTCAAACAAAAACTCATCGCAGACCAGGAGCTTCTGGACCTGGAGGG GATCCAGCCAAAGTTTTCAAAGGGAAAAAGATGCCCGGCAAGATGGGCAACACCTTCAAAACAGCTTTTGGACTGAAG ATATGGAGGGTCAATACCAAGTGTAATGTGCTGTATGTTCACGGGTCTGTCCCCGGCCACAGGAACTGCTTGCTGAAG GTAAGAGATACCATACTACCAACCAAGAGCTCCAACCTGGTCAACCCACCTTTCCCCACCTACTTCACCGAAGAAGAAGGCGACTTGGCTGAAGACCTGTACGATGATGACTTGTTCATTCACACAGATCCATCGTTAACACTGACCTAa